One region of Syntrophobacter fumaroxidans MPOB genomic DNA includes:
- a CDS encoding Hsp20/alpha crystallin family protein: MADKDLQLQEKKELRTGSESTRNVPVFVPAVDIYESADAITLLADIPGVPIENVDIDLNHDQLTIKASAMVEDGKGTVVLDEYQVGDYYRQFTLSNVIDRSKIEASMKDGVLKLVLPKAEAAKPRKIAVNAAPVA, encoded by the coding sequence ATGGCAGACAAGGATTTGCAATTGCAGGAAAAAAAGGAATTACGAACCGGTTCCGAGAGTACCCGGAATGTTCCGGTGTTCGTCCCGGCGGTGGACATATACGAATCGGCCGACGCGATCACCCTGTTGGCCGATATCCCGGGTGTGCCCATCGAGAACGTGGACATAGACCTGAATCACGACCAGCTCACGATCAAGGCCTCGGCCATGGTCGAAGACGGAAAGGGTACCGTTGTCCTCGACGAATACCAGGTCGGGGATTATTACCGGCAGTTTACCCTCTCCAATGTCATCGACCGCTCGAAGATCGAAGCGTCCATGAAGGACGGTGTGCTGAAGCTCGTGCTGCCCAAGGCGGAAGCCGCGAAACCGCGCAAGATCGCGGTCAATGCCGCGCCCGTCGCCTGA
- a CDS encoding Hsp20/alpha crystallin family protein, giving the protein MAVIRYPGLSYFSNPFEELARMQRQMDRLFGSLMSGTSGATGSGVFPALNIDEDADNFYARAELPGIKPEDIEISVVGNTLTLSGERKADGVENVSYHRRERMPGCFRKAVTLPHEINGEAVRAEFANGVLRLVLPKAEHAKPRKIAVKSE; this is encoded by the coding sequence ATGGCTGTTATCCGTTATCCGGGATTGTCGTACTTTTCCAACCCCTTTGAGGAGTTGGCGCGCATGCAGCGGCAAATGGACCGCCTGTTCGGCTCTCTGATGAGCGGGACTTCCGGCGCAACCGGCTCGGGCGTGTTCCCCGCGCTCAATATCGACGAGGACGCCGACAATTTCTACGCCCGCGCCGAACTGCCCGGCATCAAGCCGGAAGACATCGAAATCTCCGTGGTCGGGAACACCTTGACCCTGAGTGGGGAACGCAAGGCCGACGGCGTCGAGAACGTCAGCTATCACCGGCGCGAGCGGATGCCGGGATGCTTTCGCAAGGCGGTCACGCTCCCTCACGAGATCAATGGTGAGGCGGTGCGCGCGGAATTCGCGAACGGGGTCTTGAGGCTGGTTCTTCCCAAGGCCGAGCACGCGAAGCCCCGGAAGATCGCTGTAAAATCCGAATGA
- a CDS encoding tyrosine-type recombinase/integrase encodes MAKIIITEQEPGIDPEAGAGVRHLDDVQLDRLMEAFAIWHDAAASSYIRRVRGRYRLAFLLLRYTGARLGEILRVDDASDIDYEGCEVRIAVRMPAAMRQVLRAVPLPPDVVAAVLDYLNEFPAMQGRVFALDQGNFRREFYRRAEEARIPRPLSHPHILRHTRAIEMLRAGVPLTVVQDILGHVLSSSTTVYLQRPEVMIRRILKDRGLL; translated from the coding sequence ATGGCCAAGATCATTATCACGGAACAGGAACCGGGTATCGATCCGGAGGCCGGGGCAGGCGTCAGGCACCTCGACGACGTTCAGCTCGACCGGCTCATGGAGGCTTTCGCGATCTGGCACGATGCCGCGGCGAGCAGCTATATCCGCAGGGTCCGCGGGCGTTACAGGCTGGCGTTTCTGCTGCTGCGATACACCGGGGCGCGGCTGGGCGAGATCCTGAGGGTCGACGACGCCTCCGATATAGATTATGAGGGATGCGAAGTCAGGATCGCGGTGCGGATGCCCGCCGCCATGAGACAGGTGTTGCGCGCCGTTCCCCTGCCGCCCGACGTCGTCGCCGCGGTGCTCGATTACCTGAACGAATTCCCCGCGATGCAGGGCAGAGTTTTCGCGCTCGATCAGGGAAATTTCCGCCGGGAATTCTACCGCCGCGCCGAGGAGGCCCGGATACCCCGGCCCCTCTCGCATCCTCACATCCTCAGGCACACCAGGGCGATTGAAATGCTGCGGGCCGGGGTCCCGCTGACCGTGGTGCAGGACATCCTGGGACACGTGCTGAGCAGCTCGACGACCGTTTACCTGCAGCGCCCGGAAGTCATGATACGGCGCATCCTCAAAGACCGGGGATTGCTCTGA